In one Pseudanabaenaceae cyanobacterium SKYG29 genomic region, the following are encoded:
- the nifE gene encoding nitrogenase iron-molybdenum cofactor biosynthesis protein NifE — translation MLQAKINQLLTEPACAHNHHHGDKKNRSCSQQAKPGAAQGGCAFDGASITLVPITDAAHLVHGPIACAGNSWGTRGSLSSGPLLFKTGFTTDLSEQDIIFGGEKRLYQAIKEIAQNHRPAAIFVYCTCVPALTGEDVEAVCQTAREKLGLPVIPVLAPGFVGSKNLGNRLAGEALLDYVIGTGEPPTVGQFAINLIGEYNIAGELWDVLPLFAQLGIQVLAKMTGDARYEEITYAHRAHLNLVICAKALLNVARKMQERYGIPYIECSFYGIRDMNDCLRQIARHFQSEELTAKVEALIAAETQKLEQELAPYRAKLQGKRVVLYTGGVKSWSVISAAQDLGIKVVATSTRKSTAEDKARIKELLGEDGIMMEGEGAQALLDVIQRTKADMLIAGGRNQYTALKAKIPFLDINQERHIGYAGYKGMVTLARELTNAMYSPIWRQIRQPAPWEVDYE, via the coding sequence ATGTTGCAAGCTAAAATCAATCAACTCCTCACTGAACCTGCCTGCGCCCACAATCACCACCACGGCGATAAAAAGAACCGCAGTTGCAGTCAACAGGCAAAACCAGGTGCTGCCCAGGGGGGATGTGCTTTCGACGGCGCTAGTATCACCCTAGTACCGATTACGGATGCTGCCCACCTGGTGCACGGACCGATCGCTTGTGCGGGTAACTCCTGGGGGACAAGGGGGAGCCTATCTTCGGGACCATTGTTGTTCAAAACAGGGTTCACGACAGATTTAAGTGAGCAGGACATCATCTTTGGCGGCGAAAAACGCCTCTACCAAGCCATTAAAGAGATAGCCCAGAACCATAGACCGGCGGCAATTTTTGTCTATTGCACCTGTGTGCCTGCCCTTACAGGGGAAGATGTGGAAGCTGTGTGTCAAACAGCAAGGGAAAAGCTAGGTTTACCTGTCATCCCTGTGTTAGCCCCTGGGTTTGTGGGCAGTAAAAATCTGGGCAATCGCCTAGCAGGGGAAGCGCTGCTGGACTATGTCATTGGCACAGGGGAACCACCGACAGTAGGGCAGTTTGCCATCAACTTGATCGGCGAATACAACATCGCAGGGGAATTATGGGATGTGTTACCCCTGTTTGCACAGTTGGGCATTCAAGTCCTGGCTAAAATGACAGGGGATGCTCGCTACGAAGAGATCACCTATGCCCATCGTGCCCACCTCAATCTGGTGATCTGTGCCAAGGCGCTGTTGAACGTGGCGCGCAAAATGCAGGAAAGGTATGGCATTCCCTACATTGAATGTTCTTTCTATGGCATTCGGGATATGAACGACTGCCTGCGGCAGATTGCCCGCCATTTTCAGTCAGAGGAACTCACTGCCAAAGTGGAGGCTTTGATTGCTGCTGAAACCCAGAAACTGGAACAGGAATTGGCTCCCTATCGAGCTAAGTTGCAGGGCAAGCGAGTCGTGCTCTACACAGGGGGGGTCAAGAGTTGGTCGGTCATCTCTGCTGCTCAGGATTTGGGCATAAAAGTAGTGGCTACCAGTACCAGGAAAAGTACGGCGGAGGACAAAGCCCGCATCAAAGAACTGCTGGGAGAAGACGGCATCATGATGGAAGGAGAAGGGGCACAGGCATTGCTGGATGTGATTCAGCGGACTAAAGCTGACATGCTCATTGCCGGCGGCAGAAACCAATACACTGCTCTCAAAGCCAAAATTCCTTTCCTCGACATCAATCAGGAGCGCCATATCGGCTATGCCGGCTACAAAGGTATGGTTACCTTGGCAAGGGAACTGACCAACGCTATGTATAGCCCCATTTGGCGACAGATACGTCAGCCCGCTCCCTGGGAGGTGGATTATGAGTAA
- a CDS encoding NifX-associated nitrogen fixation protein — MSTTVVTDSPFLQALVAQFRAQDPYGVYRSWSDERLLQPYILTKEEKRKISLEEPVDPVTKGRIHFFYGAVARVIEQQTGKLLQVVISLNEEGFGWALVFSGKLLVVCRTLRDAQRFSFTSLAQMVEEGEKLIRSGVALLEKFPAVAEA, encoded by the coding sequence ATGAGTACAACGGTAGTAACTGATTCACCCTTCTTGCAAGCCCTAGTCGCCCAATTCCGCGCCCAAGACCCCTATGGTGTCTACCGATCGTGGAGTGACGAGCGCCTTTTGCAGCCCTACATCCTCACCAAGGAAGAGAAACGGAAAATCTCTTTAGAAGAACCCGTTGATCCCGTCACCAAAGGTAGAATTCACTTCTTCTACGGCGCAGTTGCCCGGGTGATTGAACAACAGACCGGCAAGTTGCTCCAAGTCGTCATCAGTTTGAATGAAGAAGGCTTTGGTTGGGCACTAGTTTTCAGTGGCAAACTGTTGGTAGTCTGCCGCACCCTCAGAGATGCCCAGCGCTTCAGTTTCACCAGCCTCGCTCAGATGGTAGAAGAAGGCGAAAAATTAATCCGATCGGGCGTAGCTCTTTTGGAGAAATTTCCAGCAGTTGCGGAAGCGTAA
- the nifH gene encoding nitrogenase iron protein, translated as MTDQIRQIAFYGKGGIGKSTTSQNVIAGMAELGQRVMIVGCDPKADSTRLMLHSKAQTTILHLAAERGTVEDLELSEVVLTGYRGVKCVESGGPEPGVGCAGRGIITAINFLEENGAYEDLDFVSYDVLGDVVCGGFAMPIREGKAQEIYIVVSGEMMAMYAANNIARGVLKYAYSGGVRLGGLICNSRKVDREIELIETLAKRLNTQMIHFVPRDNIVQHAELRRMTVIEYAPDSKQADEYRALAKKIIDNKNLTIPTPISMDELEELLVEYGILSGEEEYQKAIAQDKAKQLVNA; from the coding sequence ATGACAGACCAAATTAGACAAATTGCCTTCTATGGCAAGGGTGGGATCGGTAAATCTACCACATCCCAAAACGTAATTGCCGGCATGGCAGAGCTAGGACAACGGGTGATGATTGTTGGGTGCGACCCCAAAGCAGACTCTACCCGTCTCATGCTCCACAGTAAAGCCCAAACCACCATCTTGCACCTAGCAGCAGAACGGGGCACAGTGGAAGACTTGGAGCTTTCCGAAGTCGTATTGACAGGCTACCGCGGGGTGAAATGTGTGGAATCCGGTGGTCCTGAACCTGGTGTTGGTTGTGCAGGACGAGGCATCATCACTGCTATCAACTTCCTGGAAGAAAACGGTGCCTATGAAGACCTAGATTTTGTCTCCTACGACGTATTGGGGGACGTAGTCTGCGGTGGTTTTGCTATGCCCATTCGGGAAGGTAAAGCCCAAGAAATCTACATCGTTGTTTCAGGGGAAATGATGGCAATGTATGCCGCTAACAACATCGCCCGTGGTGTCCTGAAATATGCCTACTCGGGTGGTGTACGCCTCGGTGGTCTCATCTGCAATAGCCGTAAGGTCGATCGGGAAATTGAATTGATTGAAACCTTGGCTAAGCGCCTCAACACCCAAATGATTCACTTTGTTCCCCGCGACAACATCGTACAACACGCTGAACTGCGCCGCATGACGGTAATTGAATACGCTCCCGACAGCAAGCAAGCAGATGAGTATCGCGCTCTAGCCAAGAAGATCATCGACAACAAGAACCTTACCATCCCCACTCCCATTTCCATGGACGAGCTGGAAGAACTGCTTGTCGAATACGGCATCCTGTCAGGCGAAGAAGAATACCAAAAAGCGATCGCCCAAGACAAAGCTAAACAGCTAGTCAACGCCTAA
- the nifB gene encoding nitrogenase cofactor biosynthesis protein NifB, with protein sequence MADKIADRDERIKARIAKHPCYSEEAHHHYARMHVAVAPACNIQCNYCNRKYDCANESRPGVVSEVLTPEEAAHKVLVIAGKIPQMTVVGIAGPGDPLANPKQTFETFARIAEKAPDIKLCLSTNGLNLPDYVDRIKELNIDHVTITINTIDPEIGARIYPWIRWQRKRIKGMEGVKILLERQMEGLQALQEADILCKVNSVMIPGINDQHLIEVNKVIREKGAFLHNIMPLISAREHGTYFGLTGQRGPTPQELKALQDKCAGNMKMMRHCRQCRADAVGLLGEDRSQEFTKDKIMHMQPEYDPEQRQIVHARIELRKRELAEEKAKLARQNAQPTPKILVAVASKGGGLVNQHFGHAKEFLIYEVDANSVNFVGHRKVAHYCQGGYGEEATMDNILQAIGDCKAVLCSKIGSCPQEKLRQKGIEPFEDYDVIEVVARKFYTQFMRKQLEVDYALQNH encoded by the coding sequence GTGGCGGATAAGATTGCCGATCGGGATGAAAGAATCAAAGCGCGGATTGCTAAACATCCCTGTTACAGCGAAGAAGCTCATCATCACTACGCACGGATGCATGTGGCGGTGGCTCCTGCTTGTAACATTCAGTGTAACTACTGTAATCGCAAGTATGACTGCGCTAATGAAAGTCGTCCCGGTGTGGTTAGTGAGGTCTTAACGCCAGAGGAGGCTGCCCACAAGGTCTTGGTCATAGCAGGCAAAATTCCCCAAATGACGGTGGTTGGTATTGCGGGACCTGGTGACCCCCTAGCTAATCCCAAGCAAACCTTTGAAACCTTTGCCCGCATTGCCGAAAAAGCACCCGACATTAAGCTCTGTCTTTCTACTAACGGTTTGAATCTGCCTGATTATGTCGATCGGATTAAAGAGCTGAACATCGACCATGTCACAATCACGATTAACACGATCGACCCCGAGATTGGTGCCCGTATTTATCCCTGGATTCGCTGGCAGCGCAAAAGAATTAAAGGGATGGAAGGGGTAAAGATTCTCCTGGAAAGACAAATGGAAGGACTACAGGCTTTGCAAGAGGCGGATATTCTCTGCAAGGTCAATTCCGTTATGATTCCAGGGATTAATGACCAACATCTCATAGAGGTAAATAAGGTCATTCGGGAGAAGGGGGCATTCTTACACAACATCATGCCTCTAATTTCTGCCCGTGAACATGGTACCTACTTCGGACTGACGGGGCAGCGGGGACCAACTCCCCAGGAGTTAAAGGCTTTGCAAGATAAGTGCGCCGGCAATATGAAGATGATGCGCCACTGTCGGCAATGTCGGGCTGATGCAGTGGGTCTTTTGGGCGAAGACCGATCGCAGGAATTCACAAAGGACAAAATCATGCATATGCAACCGGAGTATGACCCTGAACAAAGACAGATTGTCCATGCCCGCATTGAACTGCGTAAACGGGAGTTAGCAGAAGAAAAGGCAAAATTGGCAAGGCAAAATGCTCAGCCCACACCCAAGATTTTGGTAGCCGTTGCCAGCAAGGGCGGTGGGTTAGTCAACCAACACTTCGGTCATGCCAAGGAATTCCTCATCTATGAAGTAGATGCCAACAGTGTCAATTTTGTTGGTCATCGCAAGGTTGCTCACTACTGTCAAGGCGGCTACGGAGAAGAAGCCACAATGGACAATATCCTACAGGCAATCGGAGATTGCAAAGCTGTTCTCTGCAGCAAGATTGGTAGCTGTCCCCAGGAGAAATTACGTCAGAAAGGCATTGAACCCTTCGAAGATTATGACGTGATTGAGGTAGTAGCGCGCAAGTTTTATACCCAGTTTATGCGCAAACAATTGGAGGTGGATTATGCCCTACAAAACCATTAA
- the nifD gene encoding nitrogenase molybdenum-iron protein alpha chain produces MTFTQEEKKQIIREVLEAYPEKARKKREKHLNVTEEGKSDCGVKSNIKSIPGVMTTRGCAYAGAKGVVWGPVKDMIHLSHGPVGCGYYSWSGRRNYYIGTTGVDTFGTMQFTSDFQERDIVFGGDKKLDKLIDELETLFPLSQGITIESECPIGLIGDDIEAVAKKKSKQIGKPVVPVRCEGFRGVSQSLGHHIANDTVRDWVFAKTDKLSNEELGFTPSPYDVSIIGDYNIGGDAWSSRILLEEMGLRVISQFSGDGTLHEVKLSHRAKINLIHCYRSMNYLCQHMQEKYGIPWLEYNFFGPTEIANSLRKIAAFFDETIQAKAEEVIAKYQPQADAVIAKYRPRLEGKKVLLMVGGLRPRHVIPAFRDLGMEVIGTGYEFGHNDDYQRTTHYTDPGTVIYDDVTAYEFEEFARKLKPDLIASGIKEKYVFQKMALPFRQMHSWDYSGPYHGYDGFAVFARDMDLALNSPTWGLVRAPWKTA; encoded by the coding sequence ATGACTTTTACCCAGGAAGAAAAAAAGCAAATCATTCGCGAGGTGCTAGAAGCCTATCCTGAGAAGGCACGCAAGAAGCGGGAAAAACACCTCAACGTCACGGAAGAAGGTAAGTCCGACTGCGGTGTGAAATCCAACATCAAATCCATTCCAGGTGTGATGACCACCAGGGGTTGTGCCTATGCGGGTGCCAAAGGGGTGGTCTGGGGCCCTGTTAAGGACATGATTCACCTCAGCCACGGTCCAGTTGGTTGCGGTTACTATTCCTGGTCAGGACGGAGGAACTACTACATCGGTACAACGGGGGTAGATACCTTCGGCACAATGCAGTTTACCAGCGACTTCCAAGAGCGGGACATCGTCTTTGGCGGCGACAAAAAACTGGATAAACTCATCGATGAGCTAGAAACCCTCTTTCCCCTCAGCCAAGGGATTACCATTGAATCGGAATGCCCGATCGGTCTGATTGGGGATGATATTGAAGCTGTCGCCAAGAAGAAGAGCAAGCAGATTGGCAAGCCGGTTGTGCCAGTACGCTGTGAAGGTTTCCGGGGTGTCTCCCAATCCCTAGGTCACCACATTGCTAACGACACTGTGCGGGACTGGGTATTTGCCAAGACCGACAAACTCTCCAATGAAGAGCTAGGATTTACTCCCTCTCCCTACGATGTGTCCATCATTGGTGACTATAACATCGGTGGTGATGCCTGGTCGTCGCGCATTTTGCTGGAAGAGATGGGATTGCGGGTGATCTCCCAATTCTCAGGCGATGGCACACTCCATGAAGTGAAACTATCTCACCGTGCCAAGATCAACTTGATTCACTGCTACCGATCGATGAACTACCTCTGTCAGCACATGCAGGAGAAGTATGGTATTCCCTGGTTGGAGTACAACTTCTTTGGTCCGACGGAAATTGCCAACTCCCTGCGCAAAATTGCTGCCTTCTTCGATGAGACGATTCAAGCCAAGGCAGAGGAGGTAATTGCCAAGTACCAACCCCAAGCTGACGCAGTGATTGCCAAGTATCGTCCTCGCCTAGAAGGTAAGAAAGTACTGCTGATGGTAGGTGGTCTGCGTCCCCGCCACGTCATTCCTGCTTTTAGGGATTTGGGCATGGAAGTAATCGGAACAGGTTATGAGTTCGGTCACAATGACGACTACCAACGTACTACTCACTACACCGACCCCGGTACAGTCATCTATGATGATGTCACTGCTTATGAGTTTGAGGAATTTGCGCGCAAACTCAAACCCGACCTGATCGCCTCTGGCATTAAGGAAAAATACGTCTTCCAAAAGATGGCCTTACCTTTCCGGCAGATGCACTCCTGGGATTACTCCGGTCCCTATCACGGCTATGACGGCTTCGCTGTCTTTGCTAGAGATATGGATTTAGCCCTCAACAGCCCCACTTGGGGATTGGTGCGCGCACCCTGGAAAACTGCCTAA
- a CDS encoding Mo-dependent nitrogenase C-terminal domain-containing protein, with product MHTLVLDAPRDWLHPLRQAINSLQVHRSVIAHWICRLIPSHCPLERTFHLGKYRLHIPPLCHLNPLYGEIIALRMRALEYLMVLEVDVSAYLEA from the coding sequence ATGCATACCCTCGTTTTAGATGCCCCCAGAGATTGGCTCCATCCCCTGCGGCAAGCCATTAACAGTCTACAGGTACACCGATCGGTCATAGCTCACTGGATTTGTCGGTTGATTCCCAGTCATTGTCCCCTGGAACGTACTTTCCATCTGGGCAAGTATCGCCTTCACATCCCGCCCCTTTGTCACCTCAATCCCCTCTATGGCGAAATAATTGCCCTGCGGATGCGTGCCCTGGAGTACCTCATGGTTTTGGAAGTAGATGTCAGTGCCTATCTGGAGGCGTGA
- the nifX gene encoding nitrogen fixation protein NifX yields the protein MKIAFATSDYQHINAHFGWAEILSVYEVSPEGYRLIEHHHFPLGQEDGNEDKLVPKLDFLESCQDCKIVYVSAIGGSAAARLINKGITPIKAPSEEEGIISTLDRLVHTLQTSPPPWLRKALGLKPKFTEE from the coding sequence ATGAAAATCGCCTTTGCTACTAGTGACTACCAACACATCAATGCTCACTTCGGCTGGGCAGAAATTCTCTCAGTCTATGAAGTGTCACCGGAGGGTTATCGTCTGATAGAACACCATCATTTTCCCCTCGGTCAAGAGGACGGGAATGAGGACAAATTAGTACCCAAACTGGATTTTCTGGAATCCTGTCAGGACTGCAAGATTGTCTATGTTTCCGCCATTGGCGGTAGTGCTGCTGCCCGCTTGATCAACAAGGGAATCACCCCCATCAAAGCCCCCTCGGAGGAAGAAGGGATTATTTCTACCCTCGATCGGCTTGTGCACACCCTGCAAACCAGCCCGCCCCCCTGGCTACGCAAAGCTCTCGGTCTCAAACCCAAGTTCACGGAGGAATGA
- the nifS gene encoding cysteine desulfurase NifS, whose product MTVTYLDNNATTPVAPEVVEAMLPYLTELYGNPSSMHSFGGRVAKALQTAREQVADLIGALPAEIVFTSCGTEGNNTAIRSALASFPDRRHIITTQVEHACVLNLCKTLEKQGYRVTYLSVDSKGMLDLMELEAALTGDTAIVSTMYANNETGVIFPVEEIGQLVKSHGALFHVDAVQAVGKVPINLQNSPIDFLTLSGHKFHAPKGVGALFIRRGVRFRPLLIGGHQEKNRRGGTENVASIVGLGRAAELARQNIEKMLAVQALRDYLEQGILTTIPDTVVNGKGSPRLPNTSNIGFKYIEGEAILLLLDREGICASSGSACTSDSLEPSHVLRAMGLPYSVLHGSIRFSLSRYTTLAEVERLLAVMPTIVAKLRALSPFQSDEGEWLQQRTESLVTSA is encoded by the coding sequence ATGACAGTCACTTACCTAGATAACAATGCTACTACCCCCGTTGCCCCCGAAGTCGTGGAAGCCATGTTGCCCTATCTCACCGAGTTGTATGGCAATCCTTCTAGTATGCACAGTTTTGGTGGGCGGGTAGCAAAAGCTCTGCAAACAGCAAGAGAACAGGTAGCTGATCTCATTGGTGCCTTACCTGCAGAAATTGTCTTCACCAGTTGTGGCACAGAGGGAAATAATACTGCCATTCGCTCGGCATTAGCTTCTTTCCCCGATCGTCGTCATATTATCACTACCCAAGTAGAACATGCCTGCGTCCTCAATCTCTGCAAAACACTGGAAAAACAGGGCTATCGGGTCACCTATCTGTCTGTAGATAGCAAGGGCATGCTCGACCTCATGGAACTAGAGGCAGCCTTGACAGGGGATACAGCGATTGTTTCCACCATGTATGCCAACAATGAAACAGGGGTGATTTTCCCAGTGGAAGAGATTGGACAGTTAGTGAAATCCCATGGTGCTCTCTTCCATGTGGATGCCGTGCAAGCGGTAGGCAAAGTTCCCATCAATTTGCAAAATAGTCCGATCGATTTTCTCACTCTCTCTGGTCATAAGTTCCATGCCCCCAAGGGAGTAGGTGCCCTGTTTATCCGACGGGGTGTCCGTTTCCGTCCGTTACTAATCGGTGGACATCAGGAAAAAAATCGGCGGGGTGGCACAGAGAATGTTGCCAGCATTGTGGGATTAGGACGAGCAGCCGAACTAGCACGGCAAAACATAGAAAAAATGCTAGCGGTACAAGCCCTCAGGGATTATTTGGAACAAGGTATTCTCACTACCATTCCTGATACAGTCGTCAATGGCAAAGGCAGCCCCCGTTTACCCAACACCTCTAACATTGGCTTCAAATACATTGAAGGAGAAGCGATTTTGTTATTGCTCGATCGGGAGGGGATTTGCGCTTCTTCGGGTTCGGCATGTACTTCTGATTCCCTAGAACCTTCCCATGTTTTGCGGGCAATGGGTCTGCCCTACAGCGTCTTACATGGTTCTATTCGTTTTAGTCTTTCCCGTTATACCACTCTGGCAGAAGTAGAACGATTATTGGCAGTCATGCCCACCATTGTCGCTAAACTGCGTGCTCTGTCGCCCTTCCAATCCGACGAAGGAGAGTGGCTACAGCAGAGAACAGAATCCCTGGTTACTTCGGCATAG
- a CDS encoding NifU family protein yields the protein MTNLQKINKIQSVLASLRPYLQEDGGDVELFDVEGDRVLVNLKGACGSCASSLVTLKEVIEERLRQEVLPSLVVEAV from the coding sequence ATGACCAATCTGCAAAAGATTAACAAGATTCAGTCCGTGTTGGCAAGTTTACGCCCCTACTTGCAGGAAGATGGCGGGGATGTGGAGTTGTTTGATGTGGAAGGCGATCGGGTTTTAGTCAATCTCAAGGGTGCTTGTGGCAGCTGTGCCAGTAGTTTGGTCACCCTCAAAGAAGTGATAGAAGAACGCCTCCGCCAAGAGGTGTTGCCTTCTTTAGTTGTGGAAGCTGTGTAA
- the nifN gene encoding nitrogenase iron-molybdenum cofactor biosynthesis protein NifN: MSKVVTTVKPVATNPLKLSQPLGASLAFLGIKGAIPLLHGSQGCTAFAKVMLVRHFRESVPLATTALTEVSTILGGEENIKKSIEVLLEKAKPQLIGLCSTALSEVRGEDVAGILKTCNFPIPVLYVSTPDFCGSLSDGYSRVVEAIVKTLPQAGALNPRQVTLLLGSDLTPGEVADLKQLVAAMGLTPIAIPDLSTSMDGHLADSYQGVSTGGVTVEEIQQAGRSAFVLAIGETMRQAAKLWQERFQVPYALFAGVTGLEATDRLIHCLMTWSGNTVPELYRWQRRQLLDALLDTHFYITGKRIALALEPNQLSVMSHFLAGMGAEIQVAVSPTRTPQLEHIPAATVIVGDLGDLQAHGAGADLLITSSRGVPIAKALGIPLLRMGFPIFDRLGNGLRSYVGYRGTMQLLFDISNLFLEAEGH, encoded by the coding sequence ATGAGTAAGGTCGTAACAACAGTAAAACCTGTAGCCACCAATCCCCTCAAACTGAGTCAGCCTTTGGGTGCATCCCTGGCATTTCTCGGTATCAAGGGAGCAATTCCCCTCCTGCATGGTTCCCAAGGGTGCACTGCCTTTGCCAAGGTCATGTTGGTACGCCATTTTCGGGAATCTGTTCCTTTAGCCACCACGGCACTCACGGAAGTTTCCACCATTCTGGGCGGGGAAGAAAACATCAAAAAGAGTATTGAGGTACTGCTGGAAAAGGCTAAACCCCAACTGATTGGGTTGTGTTCTACGGCTCTGTCAGAGGTACGGGGGGAGGATGTGGCAGGTATTCTCAAGACTTGTAATTTTCCTATCCCTGTCCTCTACGTCTCTACACCGGATTTCTGTGGCTCTCTGTCCGACGGCTATAGTCGGGTGGTGGAAGCGATCGTAAAAACTCTGCCCCAGGCAGGTGCCCTCAATCCGCGGCAAGTAACACTGCTCCTAGGTTCGGATTTGACCCCAGGGGAGGTAGCTGACCTCAAACAGTTAGTTGCTGCTATGGGCTTGACCCCCATTGCCATTCCTGACCTGTCCACTTCCATGGATGGGCACTTGGCAGATAGCTACCAAGGTGTATCAACCGGAGGTGTGACGGTAGAGGAAATCCAACAGGCAGGACGATCGGCGTTTGTTCTTGCTATTGGGGAAACTATGCGCCAGGCAGCCAAACTCTGGCAGGAGCGATTCCAAGTCCCCTATGCCCTTTTTGCGGGGGTGACGGGATTAGAAGCGACCGATCGGTTAATCCACTGTTTGATGACCTGGAGTGGGAACACTGTGCCAGAGCTATATCGTTGGCAACGACGGCAGTTACTGGATGCCCTGCTAGACACCCACTTTTACATCACAGGCAAACGGATTGCCCTTGCCCTAGAGCCAAACCAACTCAGTGTGATGAGTCATTTCCTGGCTGGTATGGGAGCGGAAATTCAGGTAGCTGTTTCTCCCACCCGTACCCCGCAGCTAGAGCATATTCCGGCGGCAACAGTGATTGTGGGTGATTTAGGGGACTTGCAAGCCCACGGTGCAGGCGCTGACCTCCTGATTACCAGTTCCAGGGGCGTACCGATCGCTAAAGCCCTAGGCATTCCCCTGCTAAGGATGGGCTTCCCCATCTTTGACCGTCTGGGCAATGGTTTACGTTCCTACGTCGGTTATCGGGGCACCATGCAGTTGTTGTTTGACATCAGCAACCTGTTCCTAGAGGCAGAAGGTCATTGA
- the nifK gene encoding nitrogenase molybdenum-iron protein subunit beta, whose translation MSQDVNKINDHVRLFQQPEYQELFQRKREFENCHSPEEVQRVVEWTKSWDYREKNFAREALTVNPAKACQPLGAIFAASGFEGTLPFVHGSQGCVAYFRTHLTRHYKEPFAAVSSSMTEDAAVFGGLKNMIEGLQNCYTLYKPKMIALCTTCMAEVIGDDLGAFITTAKNEGAIPKDFHVPYAHTPSFVGSHITGYDNMLKGILLELGGEKTGSNGKWNFIPGFDTYITNNRELRRILTLMGIPHTILADNSDSFDSPNNGEYVMYNGRTTLAETADAINAEGTIALQAYSTEKTRDFIQTEWQQPTYVLRPFGIKGTDAFLMKLSELTGKPIPQELEIERGRAVDAMTDSQAWLHGKRFAIYGDPDLVLSLLSFTLEMGMEPVHIVVTNSNDLFEQEAKELLASYPNGSEATVWGGRDLWHLRSLLFTEPVDLLIGNSYGKYLWRDTKTPLVRIGYPIFDRHHWHRYPTLGYQGAINLLNWIVNTVLDELDRQTIIPAKTDISFDLIR comes from the coding sequence ATGTCTCAGGATGTCAACAAAATCAACGACCACGTCCGCCTGTTTCAGCAACCTGAATATCAGGAACTATTTCAACGCAAGCGGGAGTTTGAAAATTGCCACAGCCCCGAAGAAGTACAGCGGGTAGTGGAATGGACAAAGAGTTGGGATTATCGGGAGAAGAACTTCGCTAGGGAGGCTCTTACCGTCAATCCTGCCAAAGCCTGTCAGCCCCTGGGTGCCATCTTTGCTGCTTCTGGCTTTGAAGGGACTTTGCCCTTTGTGCATGGTTCCCAAGGTTGTGTGGCTTACTTCCGCACCCATTTGACCCGTCACTACAAAGAACCCTTTGCCGCTGTGTCTTCCTCCATGACAGAAGATGCTGCTGTCTTCGGTGGTCTGAAGAACATGATCGAGGGTCTGCAAAACTGCTATACCCTCTACAAACCCAAGATGATTGCTCTCTGCACCACCTGTATGGCGGAAGTCATCGGGGATGACTTGGGTGCCTTCATCACCACAGCGAAAAACGAAGGGGCGATTCCCAAGGATTTCCATGTGCCCTATGCCCATACCCCTAGCTTTGTCGGCTCCCATATTACGGGCTATGACAATATGCTTAAGGGCATTCTCCTAGAGCTGGGAGGGGAAAAAACGGGGAGTAATGGCAAGTGGAATTTCATTCCTGGTTTTGATACCTACATCACTAACAACCGTGAACTGCGGCGGATTCTAACCTTGATGGGTATTCCCCACACCATCTTGGCGGATAACTCTGATTCCTTTGACTCGCCCAATAACGGGGAGTATGTGATGTACAACGGCAGAACGACCCTAGCAGAAACCGCTGATGCCATCAATGCGGAAGGCACGATCGCTCTGCAAGCTTACTCCACGGAAAAAACCAGGGATTTCATTCAGACGGAATGGCAGCAACCAACCTATGTCTTGCGTCCCTTTGGCATCAAAGGCACAGATGCTTTCTTGATGAAACTGTCAGAACTCACAGGTAAGCCAATTCCCCAGGAGTTAGAGATTGAACGGGGCAGAGCCGTAGATGCTATGACGGATTCCCAAGCCTGGTTGCACGGCAAACGCTTTGCCATCTATGGTGACCCCGATTTAGTTCTCTCTCTCCTGTCCTTCACCCTGGAGATGGGGATGGAGCCAGTGCATATTGTTGTCACCAACAGCAATGACTTGTTTGAGCAGGAGGCTAAGGAGCTACTAGCTAGCTATCCCAACGGCAGTGAAGCAACCGTCTGGGGCGGCAGAGACCTATGGCACCTACGATCGCTCCTGTTTACCGAACCCGTCGATCTCTTGATTGGCAACTCCTACGGTAAATACCTCTGGCGGGATACGAAGACTCCTTTAGTGCGGATTGGCTATCCCATCTTCGATCGCCATCACTGGCATCGCTATCCCACCTTGGGTTACCAGGGGGCGATTAACCTGCTCAACTGGATTGTCAACACCGTGCTGGATGAACTCGATCGGCAGACGATTATCCCTGCCAAGACCGACATCTCCTTTGATTTGATTCGCTAA